A DNA window from Pleuronectes platessa chromosome 19, fPlePla1.1, whole genome shotgun sequence contains the following coding sequences:
- the LOC128424844 gene encoding uncharacterized protein LOC128424844, with the protein MQIGHQVTGRTPLQIPPQPSLPPVILQDTILVRALINPKQEMEEPPQPQTPQSPRTCSPLGAAGKSCWSLDTRVAVLLLSLAGAVILLLLYRLLQFRHRLSVARARNALEYQGFYRTATYTLKHPAPPGQDRPPKDRTVPDANPRVQTVITVTPVAIVPLPPPPAACPPPLPLPLPPPPALHPPSPPLTPPVPAIPLHLPMIHTTPPSPHLSWGACSDADVYSRIGAFRASRLSSLSNLSSQSKVILFEHSSL; encoded by the exons ATGCAGATTGGTCATCAGGTCACTGGTAGGACCCCTCTGCAGATCCCCCCCCAGCCGAGCCTGCCCCCGGTCATCCTGCAGGACACCATCCTGGTCCGAGCCCTCATCAACCCCAAACAGGAGATGGAGGAACCCCCCCAGCCTCAGACTCCACAGTCTCCCAGGACCTGCAGCCCACTGGGAGCTGCTGGGAAGTCCTGCTGGAGCTTAGATACCAGGGTGGccgtgctgctgctgtctctgGCTGGAGCGgtgatcctgctgctgctctacagactCCTGCAGTTCAGACACAG GCTGAGCGTGGCGAGGGCGAGGAACGCTCTGGAGTACCAGGGCTTCTACCGCACAGCCACCTACACACTGAAACACCCTGCACCGCCGGGTCAGGACCGGCCGCCCAAGGACAGAACTGTCCCTGACGCTAACCCGAGGGTCCAGACTGTCATCACAGTGACACCTGTTGCAATCGTCCCTCTGCCGCCCCCGCCTGCAGCGTGTCCACCCCCCCTGCCGCTGCCGCTCCCTCCACCTCCCGCCCTGCATCCGCCCTCTCCCCCTCTGACACCTCCTGTCCCGGCCATCCCCCTCCACCTGCCGATGATCCACACCACCCCCCCCAGCCCTCACCTGTCGTGGGGGGCCTGCTCGGACGCAGACGTCTACTCTCGGATCGGAGCGTTCAGGGCGTCCAGGCTCTCCAGCCTCTCCAACCTGTCCAGCCAGTCCAAGGTCATCCTGTTCGAACACTCGTCTCTCTGA
- the LOC128425171 gene encoding regulator of G-protein signaling 7-binding protein B has product MCSAPYGRKKRPRSAGSIFPVSRGAQAEPERRESAEEAVDGSRMTVQEFNTLVALYREQVISIGEISADCPSLRAHMQLTRSKGCSMARAAHQDLTVISGSGPEDGEIQPEILRLFIQLQCCLEMFVTEMLKSMCLLGVLQLHRKRTESEPKLDFRMDESSDVPFLEERSSSPIDFPQEQWLVGNDIENIERDMREMRNLLSKLRDTMPLPLKNQDDSSLLNLTPQPLVRPRKRRFPGLCCMVSG; this is encoded by the exons atgtgttctgCACCGTACGGGCGGAAAAAGCGCCCACGATCCGCAGGGAGCATCTTCCCCGTCAGCCGCGGCGCGCAGGCGGAGCCGGAGCGCAGGGAGAGCGCGGAGGAGGCCGTGGACGGCAGCAGGATG ACTGTCCAGGAGTTCAACACCCTGGTGGCTCTGTACCGGGAGCAGGTCATCTCCATCGGGGAGATTTCTGCCGACTGTCCGTCACTTCGCGCTCACATGCAACTGACACGCTCCAAAGGATGCTCCATGGCCCGGGCAGCGCACCAGGACCTCACCGTCATCTCTGGTTCAGG tccAGAGGACGGAGAGATCCAGCCTGAGATCCTTCGGCTCTTCATCCAGCTGCAGTGCTGCCTGGAGATGTTCGTTACGGAGATGCTGAAGTCCATGTGCCTGCTGGGggtgctgcagctccacagaaaGA GAACCGAGTCGGAGCCGAAGTTGGACTTCAGGATGGACGAGAGCTCGGACGTCCCGTTCCTGGAGGAGCGCTCGTCCTCGCCCATAGACTTCCCTCAGGAGCAGTGGCTTGTGGGAAACGACATCGAAAACATAGAGAG AGACATGCGAGAGATGAGAAACCTACTCAGCAAACTCAGGGACACGATGCCATTGCCTCTGAAAAACCAAG ACGACAGCAGCTTGTTGAACCTGACTCCACAGCCGCTGGTCCGACCGAGGAAGAGACGCTTCCCTGGACTCTGCTGCATGGTGTCAGGCTGA
- the rnf180b gene encoding E3 ubiquitin-protein ligase RNF180 — protein sequence MLRCRRCRKGVIDSTCLSTEEASDESSGAICSIWHVDQEALPDWILTSVHQAQWTVGKLNCHHCSARLGGFNFINHSKCPCGQDATVHLNKSRVDRDHKHHVLIVQPRRTRPEKGRAAPPTDSAQDNEETSNGTEGLQLPAEGSSPPSENQSFPLNPLYCISHRRRCSLEDGATFRSSCFCPASLMDRSAAGLTWAGPDDESTWSHVSGDAEAFRSPGGRRLLLDQPLLPAVDTVETSVATSSVHEDASDSTLILRGRTVSDSVAGRDEDTEPRASSASPASIGRRRRERNRLKGLRRKQRRRERWLHRRQEKAESLSRSQVDSEEEDREGLTCAVCLDVFFSPYSCQPCAHVFCEPCLRTLAKNRHMNTPCPLCRTLISHTDLHEELNQTVKTCFPKVYHGRQLNFKKAQCAKWPLPSGRKCFRTFWGKKPVRVWKTLKTLDHQCEGKG from the exons ATGCTCCGCTGCAGGAGGTGTCGCAAAGGAGTGATCGACTCAACCTGTTTGTCCACG GAGGAGGCGTCAGATGAGAGCTCGGGTGCTATTTGCAGTATCTGGCACGTGGACCAGGAGGCGCTGCCGGACTGGATCCTGACCTCAGTTCACCAG GCCCAGTGGACTGTGGGGAAACTGAACTGCCACCACTGCAGCGCTCGTCTGGGTGGCTTCAACTTCATCAACCACAGTAAGTGTCCCTGTGGTCAGGACGCCACCGTCCACCTCAACAAGAGCCGCGTGGATCGTGACCACAAGCACCACGTCCTCATCGTCCAGCCCAGGAGGACGAGGCCTGAGAAGGGACGCGCTGCTCCGCCGACAGACAGCGCCCAAGACAACGAGGAGACGTCCAACGGGACAGAAGGTTTACAGCTCCCTGCCGAGGGGTCGAGTCCCCCGAGTGAAAACCAGTCGTTCCCTTTGAATCCTCTGTACTGCATCTCTCACAGGAGAAGGTGCAGCCTGGAGGATGGCGCCACCTTCAGGTCGTCTTGTTTTTGCCCTGCGAGCCTCATGGACAGGTCGGCTGCCGGTTTGACGTGGGCGGGGCCAGATGATGAGTCGACGTGGTCACATGTCTCGGGCGACGCTGAAGCCTTCAGGTCACCTGGAGGGAGGCGGTTGCTCTTGGATCAACCGCTGCTGCCGGCTGTGGACACGGTGGAGACGTCTGTGGCGACCTCGTCCGTCCACGAAGACGCTTCTGACTCAACCCTCATCCTCAGAGGAAGAACCGTCTCCGACAGTGTGGCTGGGCGGGACGAGGACACGGAG CCTCGagcctcctccgcctccccaGCCTCGATCGGccggagaagaagagagaggaaccGACTGAAGGGTCTGAGacggaaacagaggaggagagagcgctGGCTGCACCGGCGGCAGGAGAAG GCCGAGAGTTTGAGCAGGTCCCAGGTGGACAGCGAGGAGGAAGACCGAGAGGGACTGACCTGCGCCGTGTGTCTGGACGTCTTCTTCAGCCCGTACAGCTGCCAGCCCTGCGCCCACGTCTTCTGTGAGCCGTGTCTTCGCACGCTGGCCAAGAACCGACACATGAACACGCCCTGCCCCCTCTGCCGCACACTCATCTCTCACACCGACTTACACGAAG AGCTCAACCAGACGGTGAAGACCTGCTTCCCTAAAGTTTACCACGGCCGCCAGCTGAACTTCAAGAAGGCTCAGTGCGCTAAGTGGCCTCTGCCCAGCGGCCGCAAGTGCTTCAGAACCTTCTGGGGTAAGAAACCTGTTAGAGTCTGGAAAACACTGAAGACTCTGGATCATCAGTGTGAGGGAAAGGGATGA
- the htr1ab gene encoding 5-hydroxytryptamine (serotonin) receptor 1A b → MEAANNSTAWTHLENFSIGTAEPEEEEEEVKLSYQVLTSFVLAALILCAIFGNACVVAAIALERSLQNVANYLIGSLAVTDLMVSVLVLPMAALYQVLNRWTLGKVPCNIFISLDMLCCTSSILHLCAIALDRYWAITEPIEYMKKRTPRRAAVLISVTWIVGFSISVPPMLIMSAQPNTTPGPDRASTKHCEIRQDPWYTIYSTFGAFYIPLTLMLVLYGRIFKAARFRIRKTVRKTEKKKVSDSCLALSPALFHKKTPGDAQGKSWKRSVEPRPLPSVNGAVRHAEDGESLEIIEVHSNSKSNLPLPDTPSTAPLFESRHEKATEAKRKIAMARERKTVKTLGIIMGTFILCWLPFFIVALVKPFCPDACYMPRWLEDVINWLGYSNSLLNPIIYAYFNKDFQSAFKKIIKCHFCRP, encoded by the coding sequence ATGGAGGCCGCGAACAACTCCACAGCctggacacatctggagaaCTTCTCCATCGGAACCGCCGaacccgaggaggaggaggaggaggtgaagctgaGCTACCAGGTGCTCACATCCTTCGTGCTGGCCGCGCTCATCCTGTGCGCAATCTTTGGGAACGCGTGCGTAGTCGCAGCCATCGCCTTGGAGCGATCCCTGCAGAACGTGGCCAACTACCTGATCGGCTCCCTGGCCGTCACCGACCTGATGGTGTCGGTGCTGGTGCTGCCCATGGCGGCGCTGTACCAGGTGTTGAACCGCTGGACCCTCGGGAAAGTACCGTGCAACATCTTCATCTCTCTGGACATGTTGTGCTGCACCTCGTCCATCCTGCACCTGTGCGCCATCGCCCTGGACCGGTACTGGGCCATCACGGAGCCCATCGAGTACATGAAGAAGCGGACGCCGAGGAGAGCCGCGGTCCTCATCAGCGTCACCTGGATCGTCGgcttctccatctctgtgcCGCCGATGCTGATCATGAGCGCCCAGCCCAACACCACTCCGGGGCCGGACAGGGCGAGCACCAAGCACTGCGAGATCCGGCAGGACCCCTGGTACACGATATACTCCACGTTCGGGGCTTTTTACATCCCTCTGACCCTGATGCTGGTGTTATACGGGCGGATATTCAAAGCGGCCAGGTTTCGGATCAGGAAGACGGTGCGTAAAACCGAGAAAAAGAAAGTGTCCGACTCCTGCCTAGCGCTGTCCCCGGCGCTCTTCCACAAAAAGACTCCGGGCGACGCGCAGGGCAAAAGCTGGAAGAGGAGCGTGGAGCCGCGGCCGCTGCCGAGCGTCAACGGCGCCGTGAGGCACGCGGAGGACGGGGAGTCCCTGGAGATCATCGAGGTGCACAGCAACTCCAAGAGCAACCTGCCGCTGCCCGACACCCCGAGCACCGCGCCGCTGTTCGAGAGCAGGCACGAGAAGGCCACCGAGGCCAAGCGCAAGATCGCCATGGCACGGGAGCGCAAGACGGTGAAGACCCTGGGCATCATCATGGGCACCTTCATCCTCTGCTGGCTGCCCTTCTTCATCGTGGCCCTGGTGAAGCCCTTCTGCCCGGACGCGTGCTACATGCCCCGCTGGCTGGAGGATGTCATCAACTGGCTGGGCTACTCCAACTCGCTGCTCAACCCCATCATTTACGCGTACTTCAACAAAGACTTCCAGAGCGCGTTCAAGAAAATCATCAAGTGTCATTTCTGCAGACCGTGA